Sequence from the Rhea pennata isolate bPtePen1 chromosome 16, bPtePen1.pri, whole genome shotgun sequence genome:
GGAGATCCAGCGCAGTCTGTGTGGCTAGTTCTGCAGATCCAGCCACACCTGTCAGGGTTGGAAAGAGGAGGTTAGACAGCGCTTACTGACATTCTCCTCATCCCCTCCACCTTCCCTTAAAGGTCACCTTGTTCATAAATGATGGTGGCCCCTCCCAGGGAATCCTGGGAAAGGATGGGGGGCTCTGCTTCTGGGAGTGCCTGGACCGTGTGGTAGGACACAGGGCCAAGAGGTACCTGTGTGAGAGAAAGAACTGAGAGCACAGCCAGGGCAGATGAAGAGCAAGGAGGAGCTGAGGCACGGGTGATGGCACTCACTGGGGTGCCAGGCTCTGGCTCAGCGCTGGCCTGCACCTGGCTATGCTGCTGCTTCAGCTCCTCAATCTGCTGCAGGGTGAAGAAGGGACGGCGGCGGCAGGGTGGCTCCTCGGGATGCCGCTGTGCCCACTCCTCAAAGCAGTCAGCGTGCCGGCATTGCACGTGCAGGCGCAAGTTCTTCTTGTGCTTTGTGGTGAAGTGACAGAACTCACAAGCAAATGGCTTCCCTCCTGCAGAACATATGAGGCAGGAGTCAGGCAGGGGTCTCCAAGGATGGCAGAGAGAGCAGACTTACTCTCACCCATGTCCTGGAGAAGCAAGAGATCTAAAAGGGTACAGACATGTCGTGGACTGGGGCCGAGCAGGCACCTTCTCTCACCCGTGTGCTTGACAGCCATGTGTGAGACCAAGAAGTCCTCGCGGAAGGTGGAGTACTTGCAGAAGCTGCACTTGTAGGGCTTGTCATTCATGTGTGACAGCTGGTGGTTCAGCAGGATCTTTTTGTCCTCGCAGACGTACTCACAGAACTCACACTTGAACCTGCCAGGACAAGACCATCTGTCGCAGAGGCAACAGCGACCTTCTGCCTTCTCCCTGTAAGAGGGAGCCTGGGACGCTGGCTCTATTAGGACATGCTGCAGACTGTCATCTGGCTCTTACCTGCGGTTAGCAATGGCCTGGATGTGTGTCAGCAAGTGCATTTTGAAGGTGTAGCGCTTCTTAAAGGACTTCCCacactgcaggaaaacaaagcaaagcaacacTCACCTCCTGTCCAGCCCCACTTGTTACCAACCCCTGTCCAGGCTAGTTCCCATCCTCTCACCTTGTCACACATGTGCGGCTTCTCTGTGCTATGCGTTTTCATATGCTGAGTAAGTCTCTTCTGCATGGGGTAGATACGATTGCATACAGGGCATGGGAAGGAGTTCAGCTTTGGGGGCTGAAGGAAGAACACAAAGATGAGCTCATCTGGGAGAGGATTAATAGCCCTCTTACCATCCCCATCACAAGCCTGGGATGCCTTTTCTTTGTTGATTCAAAAACCTCTGCCATCAATTAGGCACCAAGAAATTGTGGAAGCATGCCTCTCCACAGAGTAACATTGCTGAGCTTCAAGCCATCAAGGTAGTCAGACTCACCGGATCAgctctctttttcctgaaaaaggaTAGAAAATCCCTGTCAACCAAATCCCAAATCTGAGCTCCCTTGTACCTCAGACACCAAAACTGCCCATTTCAGAGAGAACCAGAGATCAGGCGCAGAGGCAGCCATAGTTGCATTCCCAGGGCAGGGGGAACAATATTGGCGCTGTCAAGCCAGGCTTGAAGACAGTCTTCGGGTCTCCCACTTTACTTACCTGTCCCGACTGTGTACTGTGGAGTGTCGGATGACATCCTTCTTGTACACACTGGTGTAATTACACTCTTCACACTTGTACGGCTTGCTGCCCACATGGTTGAACATGTGTTCCTGCAAGGAGCAGGGAGTGAGCCATGAGACCTGGGGCTATCAGGCACCCTCAGTGGGATAGCCTGGGAACAGGATAGGCAGCAATCACCTTGAGGGAGGACCAGCGGCGGGAACGGTAGCTGCACTGAAGACACTTGAAGAGCTGTGGGTCGTTGGCCTCATGTGAGTTGACGTGGAAGCGCAGATCATCATGTGTTAGAAAACGTGATCCACAGATCCGACACAGATATGGCCTCATCAAGGGCTTGGGTGACTTATAGTAGTACCTGCAGAAGCAGAACTGGGGCTCAGAGCTATGGTGGCAAAGAGGGGCTGGACCGGCCCTGGTCACAGGCCAGATGGCCCAGCAACGGCTTAACACACACCCCTCACCTGCGCCCCATGTACTTGCGGTATTTCTTGCCCAGGAAGCGGCGAGAGGGTCGTCCTCGCCTCCTGGGGATGACATCTGCCTCCTCAGGGCCGGTGTTGGAGGAAGGATCCTTATTCTCAGAGTCAGACTGGCTAATGCTGGGCTCTGCCAGGCTCTCGCTGGTCCCGTTCTCCATTCCAGAGGAACTAGCTGCTTCTGAGTTCTGTAGGTCACAGCTCTGTGTGCTTTGGGATGTCACTAAGGGCTCCACCTCCCCTCCTGTTTGACAGCAACACAGCACAACTGCATTTGACATCCTTGCTGTGGGTTCCTAGGAGCCTGCATTTTGCTCCCCCTTTAACTCAGTAAGTGGCTGCTGCCTCTTGGTTCTTTACCTTCAGGCATGTCCGGAGGCATGTCTTCCAGACGAGGAAACTTGCGGGGTCTCCCTGGGCGTCGCCGTGGCCTCTCCTCACTGGATGTGGGGACAGTGCGGCTGTATTTGGGCTGTCGTCCACGAGGCTCATCCTCAGCTGGGTTATAGTCACTGTCCTCTGGAGGCAAACGCACCAAAGCATTAGAGATAAGGGAAAAGCTTAGGCTACATCAGATGTAGGCAGAATGAATCCTACCTTCAGGGTCATCAATAGCACCAGCATCCATGATatcatcatcttcctcttcctctgcgACCTCCTCCTCTGCAGTCTTTGGAGCAGGACCCCCTTTCCGTGGACGTCCCTTCTTCAAAGCCAAAGCTGAAGCTACTACCACGGAACACAGAATGAAAACTCTTCACCAGACTGCACTACAGAGCAGGTTTCTATGCTCTTACTCCTCCTCTTACTTTTTTCCACAGAGAGAGCAGTGAGCCCATCTGCACTAAGCTAAAGTTTTCTGCAGTCCTTACTGCTGGCAGCACCCCATATACCTGGCTGGAAGTGCCGCTCTTTCATGTGGTTGATTAGCGTTTTTTTGGAGACGCTCTTGTACTGACACATCTTGCACTTGAACTGctgcaccaccaccacctccatcATCTCTTCCAGGGTCTCCATGTCTGGCTGATCCAGTTCCTCCCCACCATCTGCCTCTCGGGCCTGATCTGGCTGTGTGGGCAGCTCCAGTACTTCAGACTGCTCAGAGGGGTCTGAAGGGCCTGGTTGGTCAAGGCAGGTGGATGTTGGTCCATCAGCAACAGCTTCTATCGCCAAGCTATTGGCCAGAGCAGAAGTGGCCACTTGGGACACCATGGGGGCACCTGAAACACCAAAAGTAGCTCAGCCAAGGAGCACAACCTCATCTGCATACAAGCCATATGTATATCTTGAATACAGGGCTGAACACTAGCTCAGTAACCACGAGTTCCCAACAGTCAGCACAACCATGGTGACTCTGGTACACAGGCTGGGCTGATGCAGTTGGGATATCCTCTCCAGGCTCCACTCTTGTCCTTTATCctgctggggggagggagagggagctGGGTGCTTCTCCCCTATGCTTTCTTACAAATCGACACAGTGGATTTTGCTTGGAGGCACAGTATGGAAACAGGAAAAGGCTTAGAGGCAGAGAAAGCTGCTACTGGAGGTGCATCCTTACCATCATCAGGTCCTTGCAAAATGAGGTACTGAGTAGTCTCTGCACCACCATCCTCAGCACTTGTCACAGCGATGCAgcctgaggaggagaaagaaagcaaaagaacgATAACTGCCAGATATCGGGGGTGTATAGTCAACAGGGCAAGTCTTGCTCTCAAGTTCAGGCGTAAGTGGGAAGAGGTTAGAAAGGTTCAGCTCTAGGGATTTAGCCTGCTCTGAACTGCTGCCACCTTGGCTGAAGGAACACTGAGGCAGAGGGAGAGCAGTCCAGCAACCCCTTGCAACAACCAGGAGCTCCATGCAAACCCCTCAGCCACTGAGGCAGAAAAATCCTCACTGAATACATATGTatgcaaatataaatttttGCCTCATCTCTAACCAAAGGTGTTTTTCCAAGGTCTGGCATAGCAGTAGCTTCCCTCCCATGCCCTGCTGCACATCACACCAAAGCATCTGGAGCATGCAGAGCTCCAGGCAAGCAGCATACAGATCTGCCAGGAACACAAGCAGCTGGGAGAGTACACTCACTCTGGATGATGTCAGGCCCAATCGTGGACTCAATGATTTTGTCTATAGCAGAACCTAGGTCTGAGGAAGTGGATGCAGTTGAGTCTGAAACCATTGTGGCTCCGTCTGTAATGACGCTGGAGTGAACCAAGACCTGCGGTGACTCTGACACCATGATGGATTGGCTCACTGTGGAGACACTGGAGACCAGGGTGGACTGGGCAATGGAGGAAGAATCTGGCAGGTAAATCCGGGGAATTGCATctgtgctggagctgctctcaGACACCTCTTCctaggtggaaaaaaagagaccaGAGAAGCTCAGCTAAGAAGTCTTTGCTAGGCCAGCCCCTTGGGGGACCAGTGTCTGCAAAGACcaccaatattttattttgcagaatctCAAGGAAAGGTATCAGAGTGGTTTATTTAGCTACTGCCAAGACCCCGGACCTCCAGTGCTGCTCGCGCTGCCCTCCCCAGACAGGCAAGCACACACCTAACAGGGAGCGTAACAGCCTTCCAAGGCTGCCGAGCAGCACAGCTGGCTCCCGAGCTTCCCCCTGCCCAGGCCGTGCCAGGAGCACGCCGAGAAACCAAAAGCTGCGGGTGCGAGGAGCCAGAGCCGCGGTGCCGCTCCTTCCCCCCGaccgcccgccgccctccgcgccgCTTCCTACCGAGGAGGCGCCGCTGCGGTCCGAGCTCTGCCCCACGCCGGAGTCGtcggccgccgcgcgggggccgggcgccgAGGCGGCGTCGCTGCTGTCCGCGGACACGGCCTCCGACGTCTCCAGGCCGAGGCCGCTCTCGGAGGGCTCCTCGCgccgcgcgggccgcgccgcgtcGCTGCTGCTCTCCACCTCATTCTCCTCCATGCCCGactcgcccgccgccgcctaGGCGCGACCTGCGGCCGGGGGGGCGCGACACACACCGCCGCCGTCAcggcgccgcccggcgcgcggcggccgcgccgcgagcccggggccgccggggccgccggggccgccgccgccgcggggggccccccgcgcccgcccgcgcccccgcgcccgcccggcgcggcgccggctcccgccgcggccccgcggcagcgccatggcggcggcggccccgtcCCGTcgtgccccgcggcgccgcccggccccgccgccatCTTGCCGCGGGgtcccccccgccgcctccgcgcgcGCGCACACGGCCGGGCCGCCCGGAGCGCCGGCgagggcggcccggccccgccgcgccgcgccgcgccgccgcgcccgcccgcccgccgcgccgcgctctcacccggcccgccgcgcgcccgccgcgccgccgccacaGCCGGCATCACGGCGGCCGCCACGCaccccccggccgcgccgcgcagggACGCGGCCCGCGCGGACCCCGCGCCGGGACTACTtgccgccggcggcgccgccgcccgctcgcGGCGCCTgcagccgccgcccgcgctccccgccgcggcggccgctgccgcccctCGCGCTCcagcggcgccgcccgccggctccGGGGGGCGGCAGGCCACGCGCCCCCCGCGGGGGACTACTTTCTCGGCGGAGGGGTCATGGCGGCGCGCCGCGtccgggcggggccgcggcgcccgggccctGCGCGTCGCGGGGTCGCGCCGGGGTTACGCCGGTCACGTGAGGCGGAAGCGGAAGCGGCGCCGGCGGtctggggcggcggcgcccgtTGGGCCGCGTCTGTCGCGACAGCAGCGCCGCgacccgccggcgccgccgcccggggctgAGAGCttggcgccgccgccgccgccgtccccgccgggcgctccggcccggcgccgctcggTCGgtcgcgccccggccccggccccttgCCGCGGCCCTGCGGCCCGGCCtggcggcggggctgcggcgccgcaCGAGCAGCCGCTTCCCTTCGTGCTCGCAACGCGTGTCCGTAGCGCCGGTTCATTTCGCGCCTCGAGGCCGGTGGCGGCAGGCGCCAGGTGCGGGCAGCGGGCCGAGCTGGCCGCGGGCGGCGTCCCCGGCGCTCCGCCCCATGCTGCCCTCGTGGTTCCCCAGCGGGAGCCGAGCCCCGAGCTGGCCGGGGGGCTCAGCTCCGCCGGGGGATGGGGCTTTTCCTGCTGCCTTCTGATCCTGGGGCAGCCCTGTAGCAATGTGCTCAGGACCGCTGCCCCTGTGCTCTGACGATGCTTTCACGCTCTTTGGCAGGCCTCCTGCCCCAGCTGAACTCTGCTGGACGGGCAGCTGGGGCTGAGCCTCCTCTGGCTTCTGCCCCAGGCCCAGCTGGTCCCtgctgcatgctgctgtccTGAAGTTTTTAATGAACGCTTGGTTCAGGTGGCTGCTTGCTGTCATCGGTGTCTCGACTTTCTGATGCCCTGGTACTCTACTGGGAATTTTGCTCCCCCATTTCTGTCCtctttctattccttttctacttctagctgttttttttctggtggaAAGGCATCCTTGTTTTTCCCATGCTCTTCCATAATGTGGGACGTGTTTGGGCTGGAACCTGGCTGCTCTGTGCCCGTGGAAGGGACGTTGTGCTCATTGAGCATTGcttgacagagcactggaacagggtgcccagaggggttgttgagtctccttctctgcagatattaaaaacctgcctggacacaatcctaTGCGATGTGCTCTATGTGAACcagcttgagcagaggggtcagactagatgatctccagaggtccgttccaacctcagccattctgtgattctgtgagtgACATGGATTAAAGCTCTGCACACCAGCTGAGGCCCTGATTCCAGGGCCATTAAGTCTGAGTCACCCAGCAGTACAACTTCATCTAGACCAGGTGTGGGCGTGCAATTGCATTTGTCTCACTGGCCAGAACACCCAGTACAAAGCCAATACTGACTTTatgccagctgcagaaggacAGACAATATCTCATCTGGCACAAAGTCTGTAAGTTTGGAGTTAGCCTGCCATAAATCTGAGTGAATAGGTAGCAGCTGGGTGGGTGTGCGCTGGGTCAGCGCTTTGTGGTGCTTGGCTGTGGCATTTCTGATCCAAGATGAGGATCCCAAAAGCTGGATTTATCCTATCCTTGAACCTGGTGCTCCTCACTGGGGCAGTGGGACAGATTTGATGTCCTGCACCTCCCGCCCTGTGGCGCATCGGGTGAGACCTCCTGGCAGGCGTTGTGTGTCCGGTAGGGGCAGCAGAGGAGCTCCCGCTGTGCCATCAACCCCGCACACTTGCATTATCTTCCGGCCCTTTTTTCAACCTAATTAAATACATCCTTGAAAGGTTTATGCCCTCATCTGTCACTGTGTGACCGCATCGCTGAAATTCATCCCCGAGCTGGAGTGAGGCATGAGATAAGGGGCTGGCTGCAGAAGTGCTCTTGCTACAGTAATGCTGCCTGTGGCTGAGTCTGGATCCTCCACTGCTGTATGCAGCCCGATGCTGAGCTCACCATCCTTGCCAGAAGCTGAGAGACagcaaggtgttttttttttttcctcccctatTTTATCTTCCATAAAGCAAGCCTGCatagctctgcagctgctgtggggGAAGTGGCTCTAGCATGAGGAGTCAGGGACGATGCAGAGGGCTCCTGCAACCAACAGCTTCTCTCTGTAGTAAGCATGCCTTTGTGTCAGCTCAAAGGTGCCCTGTGCTGTGTTCCTTGAGCAAGATTTGAGTGTAGATTTGGAGCGTGCTTGTGCATCCTCTTTGACAAAAGCTTGACATGTCTGTCAGAAGATGGGTGGGCCAGAGGGACTCCTGTCAGAAATTGCATCCCAGGTAGAGGAAAAAGGATGAATTTATGCCAGATTAGCATGTCCcctttcttttgccttcatTCAGCTACTTTTTGAGATGAATGGGGAATTTTCCTGATGAACGGtggctccagggcaggaagagAGGTAGCAAAGTAGTCAGAGCTCTGAGAACCCCAAGGTGCAGATCCTCTGATACTGGTTGTGGTAATGGAAAGTTGCTTAAAGCTTCCctgtttctctgcagagatAATCCCTGTCCTCTGGCTCAAAGGCTTGTGTTAGGGAGAACTTCTCTGAGATGGATATTCTagctccttttaaaaatgcagtacGCTTGCAAAAAACAGTGAGCAAAGAATTTCCACACCAGACATAGCATAATTCCTGTGCTCTGGTCTGAAAACATAGCTCCTTTCTGATAATGCTCTGCAATTCTAGCTCAGTGTCTGAAGTGATCTGAGGGCCAAAGAAAATGCCTCACAGTGAGAGGCTTACAGAATCCAAAAATTGGATGTGACTAGGCACATGTGTCTGAGAAGAGGGAATACCAGGTTAAAGGCCTTTGGGGAACAAGGGGAGAGGGCAATATAAACACTTGTGCCTTGAGAGTAAAGCCTTACAGACTCAAATGGGCTATGAAGCTCATTTTTGACAGGATCAGTGATCAGCTGCTTTGACAGGCTGTCCCAGGAGAAGAGGATTTCCCAGCTCAGTGTCTTCCCGCTTGGAAGGAACTACTGCCAAGCAAGCTACCGAGACTGAGTGCACTGCTGTGTCTGAGCTAATCTAATCAGTGATCTTGCTCTCACTTGCAACTTTTGGCTTTGCTGATGTGCCCTGTCTCTGAGCAGTGGTTGGCTGGCTGTGCTGACCCATGTCGTGGGTTTGCAGTGCTGCCACAATAGCTTCTTCGTGACCTAATCACTTCAGTCAGTGTCCCAGAATAGGTGGTGGCTTGTGCTGAGCTCTGTGCCCAGGGCAGTGCCTTTCCAACCTCTTGCAACCCGAGCCTCTGGGCTTTCATCGTCAGTGATTTTGTAGCCAGTGCTGTTCCTCTTatgctcttccctcccctccttttctttctttttaaagaaaacattgctaGAGATGTTTGTGTAGCTGTAGGGCATTAATCCACATCAACCAGGCTTGTATTTATAACCCACCTGGGGAGGGCAGTTGCATCAGCACATTTTGTAAAACGTTGAGCAAAACATCCCTTGCTGCAGGAAATGGGTTTTTCTTCACACCAGATTGCTTCACTCAGCTCCTTCCCATCAACAGTGTCTCTTGAACGTGCCTGGGGACACTTCCGGGCGATTGCTATACTGCTCCTTTCTGGGTGGGGCAAGCTGTGCCTGCCTCATCCTAGATACCGCTCTGATGCGTCTGCCTCATGGACAGGCCTAGCTGGGCCACGGGCACTTCTGGAGGGAGCAGCCTTCCTCTAGCACTAGTTGTGGAGCTAGGATTTGTGTAATGGGCATGGGTGGGAGTTTTGTAGTGTGATACCTCATCTTCTGTGGCTAACGAGGCTGTGGCTGGACCAGTGGCATCAGAAGTAACATAACCCTGGGCACGGCAGTCCcaagagagggagaagcagcTCAGAGCTGATCCCCAGGGTCTCAGAAGAGCCCGTGAAGCCCTAGGACAAGGCTACTTATACCTTACCCAGGTCCACTTGGCAGAGGGCAGCTTGCTGGCCCCAGCTTGGCCAGGCCACGGCGGCACTGCATGCGACTGCTGTGAGCAGCAGCAACACTTCAGCCACCCCCTGGGAATGGGCCCTCGTTGGGGCAAGGAGATGCTCTCTGAGGTGCCTTAGCCAGCTCTGGGCAAAGTGTGTAGCCTAGGTCCCCCTCATTGACTGCTCTGGTCATTCCTCCTGTCTGTAGGAGGGAGCAAAGGCAGCCTCCGTGTGTCCTGCTCTGTCTCTTGAACCACTTGCATGCACCATCCTCTACGCAACCTGGCACGATGGTGGTGCCAAACTGCGTCATAAGCAGCCTGTCTGGTTTGTCTTGCCCTTGCCTCGCTCCTGGGTTTGGGTcagagctgtggctgctgttCCTGCAGAGCTTCAGCATCAATGAAGGCCTTTCCGGGATGTGTTTGGGGCTGctaaaatgcaaacagcagcaggcCGTGGCCCTGCCTGGCCCCTCCTCGCGTGCCAGAACTACTGCTGTTgctggttgttttttttctccctctagaGTGATCCTGTGGCTTCCTTCCCAGAACCTGAGACCTCGGGAGCCACGGTCCAAGGCCACCGGATTCCATCCTCTCCTGTGCTGCTGATTCATCATTGCTGGTTAGTTTAAAAAAGAGTAATCAGCAAATTATTGAAatataagtaaaataaacaaggtGGGTTAGAGAACTGTGTGTGTAGCAGGGCCTCAGAGCCCTTAAAGCCGTGCGTTGCTGCTCCTGTCGTCTGCATTGAGCATATCTGTGCAGGAGTTTGCCTTGCACCCATGACTCTTTGGAAGTCAGTGGTGCTGGGGAGCTTGGTACCACCGATCTGTGCTGGGGGGGACTCCAGGCCCAAAGCCATGGCCACGGCTGGTCCTTGTTCTTGGTGGTCATAGGCTGCATCTCCACTCTGATTTGCGTTATCGTTGGAACCTACCTACGCAGGGTTCAGGTGTGGTGCAGGTGCTGTTCATGCTGCTGTTTGGTCCGTCAGCCTGTGCTCTGTAGGAGGGGGCTGTAAGACACAGGGTTGAGCTGAGGACCTTTCCACTGCTCTGGAAATGGCGTGTGGCTGTCACGGGCATTCTCCAGCTTGTCAGTCCCGTCTCTTTTGCTGTCAGTACACCCAGGGGATCCCAGTCCAAGTGCACGGACACCTTGCCGGCTGcccttttcccccttcctgTGGCACTCGTCCTCATGTTAAAGATCGCCTCTGAGGGTCTTGCAGCCCTGCTGGGCAGCTCCTCAGCTCATGGCCGTGCTGTTTACCTTTCCCAGGACTGCCAGAGTTTTGTCCATATGCCTGTGTTGATAACTGAGCCGGTCTGAATTAATTTGGCAGCTAACTGTTAGAACAGTTGTcaaatgttttactgaaatcCAAGTATGTTGCATctactatttttccttctgcttcttgtaatttacaattaaataaaaaccgTTTTGTCAATATTTCACCTTCTATAAACCACCACTGCTACTTGCTACTAGAACTGTTTTGTCTCTGACAGCCAGAGAGCTTTAAGTGTAGCTTTGTTCCTTTAAAGTGCTGGACATAGCAGGCAAGTTCACCGTCATTGTCACAactgctgct
This genomic interval carries:
- the ZNF335 gene encoding zinc finger protein 335 isoform X8, with the translated sequence MEENEVESSSDAARPARREEPSESGLGLETSEAVSADSSDAASAPGPRAAADDSGVGQSSDRSGASSEEVSESSSSTDAIPRIYLPDSSSIAQSTLVSSVSTVSQSIMVSESPQVLVHSSVITDGATMVSDSTASTSSDLGSAIDKIIESTIGPDIIQSCIAVTSAEDGGAETTQYLILQGPDDGAPMVSQVATSALANSLAIEAVADGPTSTCLDQPGPSDPSEQSEVLELPTQPDQAREADGGEELDQPDMETLEEMMEVVVVQQFKCKMCQYKSVSKKTLINHMKERHFQPVASALALKKGRPRKGGPAPKTAEEEVAEEEEDDDIMDAGAIDDPEEDSDYNPAEDEPRGRQPKYSRTVPTSSEERPRRRPGRPRKFPRLEDMPPDMPEVVLCCCQTGGEVEPLVTSQSTQSCDLQNSEAASSSGMENGTSESLAEPSISQSDSENKDPSSNTGPEEADVIPRRRGRPSRRFLGKKYRKYMGRRYYYKSPKPLMRPYLCRICGSRFLTHDDLRFHVNSHEANDPQLFKCLQCSYRSRRWSSLKEHMFNHVGSKPYKCEECNYTSVYKKDVIRHSTVHSRDRKKRADPPPKLNSFPCPVCNRIYPMQKRLTQHMKTHSTEKPHMCDKCGKSFKKRYTFKMHLLTHIQAIANRRFKCEFCEYVCEDKKILLNHQLSHMNDKPYKCSFCKYSTFREDFLVSHMAVKHTGGKPFACEFCHFTTKHKKNLRLHVQCRHADCFEEWAQRHPEEPPCRRRPFFTLQQIEELKQQHSQVQASAEPEPGTPVPLGPVSYHTVQALPEAEPPILSQDSLGGATIIYEQGVAGSAELATQTALDLLLNMSTQRELATGSLQVAVVKPDDSGEVEAPDESQTQEEGAEVDSIEHQQQKVVTLHMAEPGETLVQEAYEEATLGGSELQQITIPFGGTTEYSIITPISEEVQAPGTLYSEEESPAETSHAVVVSEAVMTEALKDHNNHYIMSSSVPGNQFHHIEPLSGDTAFPSPAEGQEAQPTSIKWPLVQCVTRQLQKDSSLSPTSEGQEISSPKVKWPALQGMAKKLSCKVSSAKKLSCKISTAKKFSCKICTAMFTGRAEMESHKRAHIGPSTFKCPDCPFTAALWPEVRSHMVQHANLRPHKCTHCSFASKNKKDLRRHMLTHTNEKPFSCQICGQRFNRNGHLKFHMQRLHSSEGKRPGTPAAPAQQTIILNSDEDTLATLQTALQSGQAVLAPERLQQALGQEHIIVAQEQSITSQEEATYIQEITTADGQTVQHLVTSDNQVQYIIAQDGVQHLLPHEYVVVPEGHHIQLLSSGAGWPNHPHSV
- the ZNF335 gene encoding zinc finger protein 335 isoform X5, which codes for MEENEVESSSDAARPARREEPSESGLGLETSEAVSADSSDAASAPGPRAAADDSGVGQSSDRSGASSEEVSESSSSTDAIPRIYLPDSSSIAQSTLVSSVSTVSQSIMVSESPQVLVHSSVITDGATMVSDSTASTSSDLGSAIDKIIESTIGPDIIQSCIAVTSAEDGGAETTQYLILQGPDDGAPMVSQVATSALANSLAIEAVADGPTSTCLDQPGPSDPSEQSEVLELPTQPDQAREADGGEELDQPDMETLEEMMEVVVVQQFKCKMCQYKSVSKKTLINHMKERHFQPVASALALKKGRPRKGGPAPKTAEEEVAEEEEDDDIMDAGAIDDPEEDSDYNPAEDEPRGRQPKYSRTVPTSSEERPRRRPGRPRKFPRLEDMPPDMPEVVLCCCQTGGEVEPLVTSQSTQSCDLQNSEAASSSGMENGTSESLAEPSISQSDSENKDPSSNTGPEEADVIPRRRGRPSRRFLGKKYRKYMGRRYYYKSPKPLMRPYLCRICGSRFLTHDDLRFHVNSHEANDPQLFKCLQCSYRSRRWSSLKEHMFNHVGSKPYKCEECNYTSVYKKDVIRHSTVHSRDRKKRADPPPKLNSFPCPVCNRIYPMQKRLTQHMKTHSTEKPHMCDKCGKSFKKRYTFKMHLLTHIQAIANRRFKCEFCEYVCEDKKILLNHQLSHMNDKPYKCSFCKYSTFREDFLVSHMAVKHTGGKPFACEFCHFTTKHKKNLRLHVQCRHADCFEEWAQRHPEEPPCRRRPFFTLQQIEELKQQHSQVQASAEPEPGTPALPEAEPPILSQDSLGGATIIYEQGVAGSAELATQTALDLLLNMSTQRELATGSLQVAVVKPDDSGEVEAPDESQTQEEGAEVDSIEHQQQKVVTLHMAEPGETLVQEAYEEATLGGSELQQITIPFGGTTEYSIITPISEEVQAPGTLYSEEESPAETSHAVVVSEAVMTEALKDHNNHYIMSSSVPGNQFHHIEPLSGDTAFPSPAEGQEAQPTSIKWPLVQCVTRQLQKDSSLSPTSEGQEISSPKVKWPALQGMAKKLSCKVSSAKKLSCKISTAKKFSCKICTAMFTGRAEMESHKRAHIGPSTFKCPDCPFTAALWPEVRSHMVQHANLRPHKCTHCSFASKNKKDLRRHMLTHTNEKPFSCQICGQRFNRNGHLKFHMQRLHSSEGKRPGTPAAPAQQTIILNSDEDTLATLQTALQSGQAVLAPERLQQALGQEHIIVAQEQSITSQEEATYIQEITTADGQTVQHLVTSDNQVQYIIAQDGVQHLLPHEYVVVPEGHHIQVQDGQITHIQYEQGSQFLQEPQIQYMPVSPEQQLVTQAQLEAAAHSAVTAVADAAMAQAQGMFSAEATAEQIQQLQQGIHYDVITLAD